GCGAACACGCTGTTAAACTCGCCAAGACTTCATGCATAAAATCTAACGTTGACGTTAACGTTAATAGTATATATAATTATATACATAACATTACAGACATATGAGAGAGGTGAGGGAATGAGTTTATATAAAATCGACGACGTAGCCAAGGAATGCGGTTTGACCAAGCGAACCATTCGGTATTATGAAGAGATTGGTGTCATGCCTTCACCTCAGCGGACAGATGGCGGGACGCGATTGTACACTCGAGAGGATATCGATTATCTGAAGAAGGTGGTTCGCGCCAAAGAGGTACTTGGATTCTCCCTTCAGGAGTTACATACCTATGTAGCCACGGCAGATGCCTTGAACGAACAACGTTTTGACTACCAGCAGACGACCGAAGTAAGAGAACGGATCGAGAAGCTCACCACGATGGAAACAACGCTGGATGGTCAGCTGCAACTGATTGAGCAGAAACTTCAGAGCATACATGCCGTACAGACTGAACTGGAAGAGCTGCGTGAACGCGTTCGGAGCGGTATTCAGAAATTACAGGTACATGATCCGCAGAGTGATGAGGACGGCTAACCCGAATGGCAATCAAAGTTATATACAAAACTGTATATACACATAATCGCTACATGGAGTGAGCACCATAGTACCTGTGGCAATCCTGTACAAACACCGGATGTTCCGGTGTCATTTGTGCCGTTTTGCTACCTCCAATTTTGAAAATGAGCACGGGTTTTCATTGTTTTTCACGACATTTTCAAATAAAAAATTTCACCACATAAATGATTCACAGGAGGAATTACGTATGAAAAGAGAGCCATCATTACCGGACGAATTGCCGTCATCCCGTGGAGACTTGCTGTCTCAACCGAGAGCGGTATGGGCGGTCGCCTTTGCATGTATCATATCCTTTATGGGTCTGGGTCTGGTTGACCCGATCTTGCCCGCAATTGCTGATCAGCTGCATGCTTCCAAAAGCCAGGTGTCGCTGCTATTTACCAGTTATAACGCTGTAACTGGGGTAGCGATGCTGATTACAGGTGTGGTATCCAGCCGAATCGGTGTGAAATGGACGCTGCTCAGCGGCATATTGCTGATTATTATCTTCTCGTTCCTTGGCGGTACCTCAGACACGGTAGGTGCACTGGTTGGTTACCGTGGCGGTTGGGGACTTGGTAATGCCTTGTTCATCGCAACGGCGTTATCCGCCATTGTGGGACTGTCCACGTCGGGGACAGCCAAAGCGATTATTTTGTACGAAGCAGCGCTTGGTCTCGGGATTGCAGTTGGTCCATTGCTTGGTGGTGAGCTGGGTTCCATCTCTTGGCGTGGCCCGTTCTATGGGGTTGCTGTGCTGATGGCGATTGCCTTTATAAGCATTACATTTATGTTGCCCAAAATGGCAAAACCAAAAACACGAAGTTCGTTGTCTGATCCGTTCAAAGCATTAAGTTATCCTTCACTGAAAACATTGGCGATTACCGCCTTCCTTTATAACTTTGGATTCTTTACTTTGATGGCCTATTCACCTTATGTCATGAATCTGGATGAGCACGGATTGGGTTATGTATTCTTTGGCTGGGGACTGATGCTGGCCATTACGTCCGTATTTGTCGCTCCAAGACTACAACGCCGATTCGGTTCAGTGCCGTCCATGAGTGTTATGCTTACATTGTTCGCGATTGATCTGGTTGTTATGGCCATTGGTACGGTGATGGGGTCACCAACTACCGTTATTGTGGCGGTCATTGTGGCAGGGATCTTCCTTGGGATTAACAACACATTGATTACAACGGCTGTTATGGAAGCTGCACCTGTGGAGCGTTCTGTTGCTTCTGCTGCATACAGCTTCGTTCGCTTCCTGGGTGGTGCACTTGCTCCATGGCTTGCAGGTAAATTGTCCGAGTGGTTCCTGCCAGAAACGCCGTTTTATTTTGGCGCATTAATGGTTCTCATTGGTGTCGTGGTACTGCTGGTACGCCGTCGTCACCTGCGGGATATTGATTCTGCCATTACATCTCATTAATTCACGGGAGGAATTGCAATGCTGAAACGTATATTGGTTGCTGTTGATGGTTCGGATCATGCGCATAAAGCGTTGGAGCAAGCTCTAACATTGGCTGAAAGTATGAAACAACCCGCAAGTCTGATCATTGTGCATG
The window above is part of the Paenibacillus sp. 1781tsa1 genome. Proteins encoded here:
- a CDS encoding MerR family transcriptional regulator yields the protein MSLYKIDDVAKECGLTKRTIRYYEEIGVMPSPQRTDGGTRLYTREDIDYLKKVVRAKEVLGFSLQELHTYVATADALNEQRFDYQQTTEVRERIEKLTTMETTLDGQLQLIEQKLQSIHAVQTELEELRERVRSGIQKLQVHDPQSDEDG
- a CDS encoding MFS transporter; translated protein: MKREPSLPDELPSSRGDLLSQPRAVWAVAFACIISFMGLGLVDPILPAIADQLHASKSQVSLLFTSYNAVTGVAMLITGVVSSRIGVKWTLLSGILLIIIFSFLGGTSDTVGALVGYRGGWGLGNALFIATALSAIVGLSTSGTAKAIILYEAALGLGIAVGPLLGGELGSISWRGPFYGVAVLMAIAFISITFMLPKMAKPKTRSSLSDPFKALSYPSLKTLAITAFLYNFGFFTLMAYSPYVMNLDEHGLGYVFFGWGLMLAITSVFVAPRLQRRFGSVPSMSVMLTLFAIDLVVMAIGTVMGSPTTVIVAVIVAGIFLGINNTLITTAVMEAAPVERSVASAAYSFVRFLGGALAPWLAGKLSEWFLPETPFYFGALMVLIGVVVLLVRRRHLRDIDSAITSH